A genomic segment from Phragmites australis chromosome 6, lpPhrAust1.1, whole genome shotgun sequence encodes:
- the LOC133921600 gene encoding probable phospholipid hydroperoxide glutathione peroxidase yields the protein MPPRPAAFLSRFRVLRTTAAVASPSSSAAPLRHGCHPGLASRVGPSPPRACFFPRASATFTPLVLRPTAAGFALFSMAAASSASSVHDFTVKDASGNDVDLSTYKGKVLLIVNVASQCGLTNSTYTELSQLYEKYKDQGFEILAFPCNQFGGQEPGTNEEIVQFACTRFKAEYPIFDKVDVNGDNTAPIYKFLKSSKGGLLGETIKWNFSKFLVDKEGRVVERYAPTTSPLSIEKDIKKLLGSS from the exons ATGCCTCCCCGCCCCGCCGCATTCCTCTCTCGATTCCGCGTCCTGAGaaccaccgccgccgtcgcctccccttcctcctccgcgGCGCCGCTGCGCCACGGCTGTCACCCCGGCCTCGCTAGCCGCGTCGGTCCGTCCCCGCCGCGCGCGTGCTTCTTCCCCCGCGCCTCCGCCACCTTCACGCCGCTGGTGCTACGCCCAACCGCCGCCGGGTTCGCTCTGTTCAGCATggctgccgcctcctccgcctcctccgtccACGACTTCACCGTTAAG GATGCAAGTGGCAATGATGTGGACCTGAGCACCTACAAGGGGAAGGTTCTCCTCATCGTCAATGTTGCATCACAGTG TGGCTTGACCAATTCTACCTACACGGAGCTGAGCCAGCTGTATGAGAAGTACAAGGACCAGG GTTTTGAGATCCTTGCTTTCCCATGCAACCAGTTCGGTGGGCAGGAACCTGGAACTAATGAGGAGATTGTCCAGTTTGCTTGCACTCGCTTCAAGGCCGAGTATCCAATTTTTGACAAg GTTGATGTCAATGGTGACAATACTGCACCCATCTATAAGTTTCTGAAGTCCAGTAAAGGTGGTCTATTGGGTGAGACCATCAAATGGAACTTTTCCAAGTTCTTGGTTGACAAAGAGGGGCGTGTTGTGGAGCGATACGCACCAACCACTTCCCCACTCAGCATCGAG AAGGACATCAAGAAGCTGCTCGGGAGTTCTTAA